The genomic window GACCAGGGCCATGTCGCGCCGGTCCTCGAACTCGACACCCTCGCAGGCTTTGACGAGCGCCTTCTGTTGCTCGACGCTCAGGACGTCGACCGGCGTCTCGGGAACGTGTGGAGGCTTGACGTGCTCCATGGGGTCGCTGTCGATCTCGCCCTCGGCGTGGGCCCATCGAAAGAACCGCCGCAGGGCCCGGTATCGGTTGCTTGCGGTCGCGGGCTTGTGGATCTCGAGCAGGCGGGCGATGAAGTCCCGGACCTGCGCGGCCTCGATCTCGCTCACCTTGGTTGACCGGCCATCGGTTTCCAGGAAGGCTGAGAGCTGT from Luteitalea sp. includes these protein-coding regions:
- a CDS encoding integrase; protein product: MGYTLDDFGSLDALGQSFRRVLLAENRSPRTVETYGEAISQLSAFLETDGRSTKVSEIEAAQVRDFIARLLEIHKPATASNRYRALRRFFRWAHAEGEIDSDPMEHVKPPHVPETPVDVLSVEQQKALVKACEGVEFEDRRDMALV